The Natrinema caseinilyticum genomic sequence CAGCGGGCGACAGACGTCTTCGATCTCCCGGAGGAATTTCGCGTTCCCGCGCCTGGGCTGGTCCGCGTCCGGATCGCGTTCCTCCGCCCTCGGCATCGATAGATCGCCGTCGTCGACCGGGGTCACGCCCGCTCGCTCGAGCCCATCGGCCAGACCCGCGTATCGGATCGCAGACGGTCCCATGTCGACGCCGCGGCGGTTCGCTCCGTAGTCCATCGGCACGCCGATGAGCCTGACAGTCCGTCCCATACTCGGGATACGGCGGCGACTGGTTTGGTCGTGGCGATCCGCCGACCCGGCGTTGGCGATAGTTTTAGGGGCGGACGATTCCAATTTCACAGTAGTATGATGCTGAGCGACGTGATGGAAGACTATCTCAAAGCCATCTACCAGCTCCAGCGCGAGACGACAGATCGGATCAAGACCTCCGAAATCGCCGACGAGCTGGACGTCACGTCGCCGACCGTTACCAGCATGCTCGACAAACTCGAAGAGCGCGAACTCGTCGACCGCGAGAAGTACCGCGGGGTGACCCTGACCGACGAGGGCGAGACCGTCGCCCTCGAAATCGTCCGCCATCACCGGTTGCTCGAGGCCTATCTCACGGAACACCTCGACTACGACTGGTCAGAGGTCCACGCGGAGGCCGATCGACTCGAGCACCACATCAGCGAGGACTTCGAGGAGCGCGTCGCCGACGCCCTCGGCGAACCCACCGTCGATCCCCACGGGTCGCCGATTCCGAGCGCCGACCTCGAACCGCCCGAACGTCCCGCCGGCGAATCGATCACCGAATTCGACGAAGGGGCCGCGGTTACGGTCGCCGAAGTCGCCGACCACGATCCGGCCGTCCTCTCGTATCTTGCCGAACACGGCGTCGAACCCGGCGTCGAACTGGAGATCCTCGAGATTGCACCGTTCGGAATGGTGACGGCTCGCTCCAGCGAGGTCGACGAACCCGTTTCGTTGCCGGAATCCGTCGCCCACCACGTCCGGGTCGCGAAACCGACGGAGCCGAAGCCGTAGTCACCGCTCCCGGTCTCGCGAACCGACCGCTCTCGCCGATCGATTGAACAGTTGCGGTTCCCTGACCGATAGAACGAACCGGAATTACGCAAAGCTCCGATCCAATCGGCACAATCTCGACCGAACGCACCGTTGACCCGCCGGGTTTAAGGAACGCAACTACGAATATGTGAGTATGTCATCCATCGAACTCACACCCAGCCAAAAGAAAATACTCCGCGCGTTGACGAACCTCCACAAAGAGTCCGAAGACGCGATCAAGGGGGAAGATATCGCGGAACAGGTCGACCGAAACCCCGGCACGATCCGGAACCAGATGCAGAGTCTCAAAGCCCTGCAGCTGGTCGAAGGGGTACCGGGGCCGAAAGGCGGCTACAAACCCACGGCCTCCGCCTACGAGGCGCTCGAGATCCAGCAGATGGACGAACCCGCGGCGGTCCCGATGCAACACGAAGGCGAACCCGTCGACGACACCATCATCGAGGAAATCGACCTCTCGAGCGTCCACCATCCTGAACTCTGTCGCGCGGAGGTCCACATCCAGGGATCGCTCGGCGACATCCACGAAAACGACGCGGTCACCGTGGGCCCGACGCCGCTCTCGAAACTCGTCATCGAAGGGACCGTCGACGGGAAAGACGACACGAACAACATCATCATCCTTCGGATCGACGACATGATCGCGCCCGCGGAAGAACCGGCACACTGAATCGGCGCGCCCTCTCCGTCTTTTCTCTTTCGTCGCAGCGACCGCGACCGTGACTGCGGCCGCGTTCTCGAGTCCGCCGATCCCGTTCCGTTCATTCGGGGGCAACGTCGACGCCGCTCCGCTCGCTGCGGTGGCCACCGTCGATGCTGTTCAACCCGTATCCACGCCCAAAATCGCGTGCCCCGCGTCAGTTCGTCTCGCCCGCGTCGTCCCCAGCACCAGCCGCGGCAGCCGGAATCACGTCGACGCTCGCGACCGCGTCTCCGTCGTCGACCTCCATGACGATCACGCCCATCGTGTTCCGACCCACGGTCGAAATTTCGTCGACGCGCGTGCGGACGATCTGGCCGCGCTCGCTCATTAGCACGACCTGATCGTCCGCCGCAACCGCTTTCACGGCCGTTACGGAGCCGTTTCGCTCACCCGTCTTGATGTCGATCAGCCCCTTGCCGTATCGCGACTGCGTTCGGTATTCCGAAAGGAGCGTCCGTTTACCGTAGCCGTTTTCCGTGACCGTCAGCAGCGCGCGTTGATCAGCTTCGTCCGTCGCAACCAGCCCCGCGACCGCGTCGCCGTCCTGCAATTTGATGCCGTTGACGCCGCGGGCGTTGCGTCCCATCGCTCGAACCTCGTCCTCGTCGAAGCGAATCGTCATACCGCCCTCCGTCGCGACCACGAGGTCCTGGGACCCGTCGGTCACTTCGACGTCGACGAGTTCGTCGCCGTCCTCGAGATCGGCGGCGATGATACCCGTCGAGAGGATGTTGTCGAACTCCTCGCCGGCGGTGCGCTTGACGTAGCCGTGTCGGGTGACCATCGTCACGTATTCGTCGTCGCCGAACGCGTCGGTATCGACGATGGCGGTGATGTCCTCGCCGGGATCGAGATCGAGGATGTTTACCGCCGATTTACCTCGAGCGGTCCGACCCATCTCGGGAATTTCGTACGTTTTGAGGCGATAGACCTCGCCCTGATTGGTAAAGCAGAGCAAGTAGTCGTGGGTGTTCGCCCGGAAGACCGTGGCGACGCGGTCGTCGTCTTTGACGTCCGCGCCGATGATGCCTTTGCCGCCGCGTCCCTGGGGATCGAACTCGTCGATCGGCATCCGCTTGACGTAGTCGTCCTCGGTCATGACCACGAACACCTCCTCCTCCGGAATGAGGTCCTCGTGTGTGACGGTCCCCTGATCCTCGACGATCGAGGTCCGACGTTCGTCGGCGTACTCGTCTCTGATCTCGCGGAGTTCGTCCTTGATAACGCCGAACAGTTCCTGCTCGCTCTCTAAGATCTCGGTGAGTCGCTCGATTTCGGCCACCACGTCCTCGTACTCGTCTTCGATCTCGGCGGCCTCCATCGAGGTCAGACTCCCGAGTTGCATCCGGACGATGTGGGTCGCCTGATCCTCGGAGAAGTCGTAGGCTTCCTGGAGTGCCGCTTTCGCGGCCGCCCGATCCTCGCTGTTTCGGATGAGTTCGACGACGTCCTCGGCGTTCTCGACGGCCGTGAGTCGACCCTCGAGGATGTGCGCTCGGTCCTCGGCCTCTTCGAGGTCGTACTCGCTGCGCCGGCGGACGACCTCGCGGCGGTGGGCGACGTACTCCTCGAGGGTCTCCTTCAGCGAGAGGACCTGCGGCTGGCCGTCGACCAGCGCGAGGTTGATGACGCCGAAGGTTCGCTCCAAGTGGTTCTCGAGCAGTTTGTTCTTGACGACTTCGGCGTTCGCCCCGCGTTTGAGTTCGACGACGATGCGGACGCCGTCTCGATCTGACTCGTCGCGAAGGTCGGAGATGCCGTCGATATCCCCCTCGTTGACGTCCTCTGCGATGCGTTCGACGAGTCGCGCTTTGTTGGCCTGGAAGGGGAGTTCGGTGACGACGATGCGCTCGCGGCCCGACTTCCACTCCTCGACCTCGAACTCCGCGCGAACGCGAATGCGGCCCCGGCCGGTCTTGTACGCCGAGTAGATGGCGTCCCGGCCGACGATGTTCGCCCCTGTCGGGAAGTCCGGCCCCTTGACGTGATTCATCAACTCGTCGACGGTCGCGTCCGGATTGTCGATCAGTTCGATCGTCGCATCGATCACCTCGCCGAGGTTGTGCGGCGGGATGTTCGTCGACATGCCGACCGCGATTCCCGACGAGCCGTTGACCAGCAGGTTGGGAAACGCCGCCGGCAGCACGTCCGGCTCTTGCAGTCGGTCGTCGTAGTTCGACGAGAAATCGACCGTGTCCTTCTCGATGTCGGAGAGCAGTTCCTCGGCGACGGGCGCCATCCGCGCCTCAGTGTATCGGGGCGCGGCGGCCGGGTCGCCGTCCATCGAGCCGAAGTTCCCCTGGCCGTCGACGAGCGGGTAGCGCATCGAGAAGTCCTGGGCCATCCGGACCAGGGTGTCGTAGATCGCGCTGTCGCCGTGGGGGTGGTAGTCACCCATCGTCTCCCCGACGATCGAGGAGGACTTGCGGTGGGACGAACCGCTCGTGACGCCCATCTCGTGCATCGCATAGAGGATGCGCCGGTGGACGGGTTTGAGTCCGTCGCGGACGTCCGGAAGGGCACGGCCGGCGATGACGCTCATCGCGTAGTCGATGTAGCTCTGCTCCATTTCGTCTTCGATGCGGACGTTTTCGACCGCTCTGGCCTCTACGTCCGTCGGATCGGGTACGTCTGAACTCATGTAGTTATCTCAGAGCTGCTATATGTCGATCCACTCCGCTTCCGGCGCGTGGTCTTTGATAAACTGCTTGCGCGGCTCGACGGCGTCGCCCATCAGGACGGAGAACATCTTGTCCGCCGCCGCCGCGTCTTCGACCGTGATCTGTTTGAGGATGCGGTTGTCGGGATTCATCGTCGTCTCCCAGAGCTGTTCGGGATTCATCTCACCCAGACCCTTGAACCGCTGCACTTGCGAGGGGTTGCCGTCGCACTTCTCGGCGACGATCTCGTCGCGCTCGGCGTCGGTCATCGCGTCGTAGGTCTCGCCGCGGTATCGGATTCGGTACAGCGGCGGCTGGGTCGCGTACACGTAGCCACCCTCGAGCAGCGGACGCATGTGCCGGTAGAAGAACGTCAACAGCAGCGTCCGGATGTGTGCGCCGTCGACGTCGGCGTCCGTCGCCATGATAATCTTCTTGTAGCGGACGTCGTCGACGTCGAATTCGTCACCGATCCCCGCACCGATCGCGGTGATCATGTTTCGGATCTCGTCGTTCTCGAGGATGCGATCGAGTCGGTGTTTCTCGACGTTCAGGATCTTCCCTTTGATCGGGAGGACGGCCTGGAACTCGGGATTCCGGGCCTGTTTCGCGCTGCCGCCCGCGGAGTCACCCTCCGCGATGAACAGTTCGGCCTCCTCGGGGTCTTTGGTCTGACAGTCCGCGAGCTTGCCGGGGAGGGAGGTCGACTCGAGGGCGGACTTCCGTCGGGTCAGTTCCTCCGCCTTCTGGGCAGCCATGCGAGCCTTCGCGGCCTCGACGGCCTTCATGACGATCGCCTGGGCGGTGTCCGGGTGCTCCTCGAAGTAGGTTCCGAGACCCTCGTGCATTGCGCTTTCGACG encodes the following:
- a CDS encoding metal-dependent transcriptional regulator, yielding MMLSDVMEDYLKAIYQLQRETTDRIKTSEIADELDVTSPTVTSMLDKLEERELVDREKYRGVTLTDEGETVALEIVRHHRLLEAYLTEHLDYDWSEVHAEADRLEHHISEDFEERVADALGEPTVDPHGSPIPSADLEPPERPAGESITEFDEGAAVTVAEVADHDPAVLSYLAEHGVEPGVELEILEIAPFGMVTARSSEVDEPVSLPESVAHHVRVAKPTEPKP
- the gyrA gene encoding DNA gyrase subunit A translates to MSSDVPDPTDVEARAVENVRIEDEMEQSYIDYAMSVIAGRALPDVRDGLKPVHRRILYAMHEMGVTSGSSHRKSSSIVGETMGDYHPHGDSAIYDTLVRMAQDFSMRYPLVDGQGNFGSMDGDPAAAPRYTEARMAPVAEELLSDIEKDTVDFSSNYDDRLQEPDVLPAAFPNLLVNGSSGIAVGMSTNIPPHNLGEVIDATIELIDNPDATVDELMNHVKGPDFPTGANIVGRDAIYSAYKTGRGRIRVRAEFEVEEWKSGRERIVVTELPFQANKARLVERIAEDVNEGDIDGISDLRDESDRDGVRIVVELKRGANAEVVKNKLLENHLERTFGVINLALVDGQPQVLSLKETLEEYVAHRREVVRRRSEYDLEEAEDRAHILEGRLTAVENAEDVVELIRNSEDRAAAKAALQEAYDFSEDQATHIVRMQLGSLTSMEAAEIEDEYEDVVAEIERLTEILESEQELFGVIKDELREIRDEYADERRTSIVEDQGTVTHEDLIPEEEVFVVMTEDDYVKRMPIDEFDPQGRGGKGIIGADVKDDDRVATVFRANTHDYLLCFTNQGEVYRLKTYEIPEMGRTARGKSAVNILDLDPGEDITAIVDTDAFGDDEYVTMVTRHGYVKRTAGEEFDNILSTGIIAADLEDGDELVDVEVTDGSQDLVVATEGGMTIRFDEDEVRAMGRNARGVNGIKLQDGDAVAGLVATDEADQRALLTVTENGYGKRTLLSEYRTQSRYGKGLIDIKTGERNGSVTAVKAVAADDQVVLMSERGQIVRTRVDEISTVGRNTMGVIVMEVDDGDAVASVDVIPAAAAGAGDDAGETN
- a CDS encoding Rrf2 family transcriptional regulator; translated protein: MSSIELTPSQKKILRALTNLHKESEDAIKGEDIAEQVDRNPGTIRNQMQSLKALQLVEGVPGPKGGYKPTASAYEALEIQQMDEPAAVPMQHEGEPVDDTIIEEIDLSSVHHPELCRAEVHIQGSLGDIHENDAVTVGPTPLSKLVIEGTVDGKDDTNNIIILRIDDMIAPAEEPAH